One genomic window of Methanosarcina acetivorans C2A includes the following:
- a CDS encoding IS630-like element ISMac18 family transposase (programmed frameshift) — MIRYTVTLTEDERRSLCELASKGKHNSQQILNALILLNCDKSELNVTHSTNEEISRVLNISMKKIDRVKKRFVEEGLEVALNGKESDRIYTKKVDGDAEAHLVALSCSQPPEGFARWSLRLLADKAVELGYFEDISHETVRRTLKKNEIKPWQKKQWVIPPEQNSSFVANMEMVLDVYKRPFDPRNPVVCMDESPKQLIAETRIPIPCSPGKPSRYDYEYERNGVCNVFLACEPLTGKRMVKITERKTKREWAYFLEEIEGQHENADKITLVMDNLNTHIPGSLYETFPPPKAKALWDRFEFVYTPKHGSWLNMAEIELNVLTGQCLKRRMDNIELVRKEVCAWQNYRNNKNSKVNWQFTTDDARIKLSRLYPTIED; from the exons ATGATTAGATATACTGTGACACTTACCGAAGATGAACGTAGATCTCTTTGTGAACTTGCTTCAAAGGGAAAACATAACTCTCAACAAATTCTCAATGCTCTGATCTTGCTTAATTGCGATAAAAGTGAATTGAATGTTACCCATTCAACCAATGAAGAAATCTCACGTGTCCTGAATATTAGTATGAAAAAAATTGACCGTGTTAAGAAGCGATTTGTTGAAGAAGGACTTGAAGTTGCCCTCAACGGGAAAGAAAGCGATCGCATTTATACTAAAAAAGTTGATGGTGACGCTGAAGCCCATTTAGTCGCCCTTAGTTGCAGTCAACCCCCTGAAGGTTTTGCAAGATGGTCTTTGAGATTATTAGCCGATAAGGCTGTAGAACTTGGCTATTTCGAGGATATTTCTCACGAAACAGTACGGCGTACTTTAAA AAAAAACGAAATTAAACCCTGGCAAAAGAAACAATGGGTAATTCCTCCAGAACAAAACAGTAGCTTTGTTGCGAATATGGAAATGGTTCTGGATGTTTATAAACGTCCGTTTGATCCACGAAATCCTGTTGTATGTATGGACGAATCCCCAAAACAACTGATTGCAGAAACCAGGATTCCTATTCCCTGCTCACCAGGAAAGCCATCCAGGTACGATTATGAATATGAGCGAAATGGGGTGTGCAATGTATTCCTTGCTTGTGAACCATTGACAGGGAAAAGAATGGTAAAGATTACTGAAAGAAAAACAAAGCGAGAATGGGCTTATTTCCTGGAAGAAATAGAAGGTCAACATGAAAATGCAGATAAAATTACGTTAGTAATGGACAATTTAAACACGCATATACCTGGATCTCTCTACGAAACATTTCCACCACCCAAAGCAAAGGCGCTGTGGGACAGATTTGAGTTCGTGTACACACCAAAACATGGAAGCTGGTTGAACATGGCAGAGATTGAACTGAACGTACTTACAGGTCAATGTTTAAAAAGAAGAATGGATAACATCGAGCTTGTTAGGAAAGAAGTATGCGCATGGCAAAATTACAGAAACAACAAAAATTCAAAGGTTAATTGGCAATTCACAACAGATGATGCAAGAATAAAATTGTCACGTCTTTATCCGACAATTGAGGATTGA
- a CDS encoding DUF3344 domain-containing protein: MNKRIFIILFSLLCTVLITPAEAKTWYVDDDGGADFTTIQSAVNSASSGDTIYVYAGTYNEFAVPIPYLTIKGEGPDLVTVNGIIDIPQTATYANATGTVLEGMKITTAPNIQSVTGTASDITIRDCVFDGLTSVNLHVNTIFENNIIINNTNKGLELKADNSIIVNNTIKNSKDSAIWFNAANTTVKNNHIESNGYAFYFRDAGDENKIYLNTISNNSEITKIRGTLPSITYWNSTTPIKYTYNGTTYTGYMGNYWSDYNGTDSDGDGIGDTSYTVPNDLGTDNHPLMQPFENYNVVGSGPVIPVSSFTASPTSGYASLTVQFTDESTGSPTSWAWDFENDGIIDSTNQNPSFTYTSAGNYTVNLTVANADGSDSEVKTDYIVVNEPLPEPPVADFTATPTSGDAPLMVNFTDASNGTVSSYAWDFDNDGNVDNEEENPSYTYETVGTYTVNLTVANADGSDSEVKTNYITVTQAGQVATNDLSIAAVLISPSNVVFAREANTIVAYGITNSGTENLTNITVDVYASDVSGTVPVNTETISSLAGGGTTTIFITDPTIRNLQGSTVTYTAVIDPDNLIPETNEANNNKSRAVPVKYNGYKGKGLYWEGGSNITTKHTFDLQGNLLYSTMPATAYKSVGAWGSGRTETWTASDLPVPSGSTIEKVFLYFAYNWDQTAGGYPWLNLSFNGNIIENGNLSTGNGTLYRDWSNFGTYADYEYGLCVYDVTDRFSSSGNSLVTNPYDGDNNLYGKVALYPSTLVVVYKNSNETRKQIFINEECDELGVSASSYGTTLEEATAYAPFTGMSIETGKVQNATLYSFAGSAGSDEGNLLFNGNIVATNAWQGDSKTSNAQVFDVKSYLNETGNEAGIQGTTSGGMDALQQILVVEYEKSAPAEPVADFTATPTSGDAPLAVNFTDTSTGSPTSWFWDFGDGANSTEQNPSHTYSAAGNYTVNLTVENAAGSDFELKTDYIEVSEASGSTVTLYFDPENSSVAENESTEINLVASLFPAGLSGYNLTVAIDDPAVAEIVDIEYPSWALITQNSTLPDSSIYLKTIDLEDSVKEGAADVVLATLTVSGKESGSANLSIGVKRLEDDSGDSIEPALLAGTIEVTLLSPLPDQEYAPRDLDGDGLYEDLTGNGEFSFVDIVAYFHNMDWIEENMPVEYFDFNGNGRIDFDDVVDMFAMI; the protein is encoded by the coding sequence ATGAATAAAAGAATATTTATAATTCTGTTTTCCCTTCTTTGCACGGTGTTAATAACACCTGCAGAAGCAAAGACCTGGTACGTCGATGACGACGGAGGAGCAGATTTCACGACTATACAATCTGCTGTCAACAGTGCTTCTTCCGGTGATACAATTTATGTCTATGCTGGGACATACAATGAATTTGCAGTCCCCATCCCATACCTTACTATAAAAGGTGAGGGCCCTGATCTAGTAACCGTTAATGGTATAATAGATATTCCGCAAACTGCGACTTATGCAAATGCAACCGGAACTGTCCTTGAAGGAATGAAAATAACAACAGCGCCAAATATTCAATCAGTTACTGGCACAGCTTCGGATATAACTATCAGAGATTGTGTGTTTGATGGACTTACCTCTGTTAACCTGCACGTAAATACGATTTTTGAGAATAATATAATCATAAATAATACAAACAAAGGACTGGAATTAAAAGCAGATAATTCGATAATAGTAAATAATACAATCAAAAACAGCAAAGATTCTGCTATTTGGTTTAATGCAGCCAATACTACAGTAAAAAACAATCATATCGAATCAAATGGTTATGCATTTTATTTTAGAGATGCAGGAGATGAAAACAAGATATATTTAAACACCATATCCAACAATTCAGAAATCACCAAGATTAGAGGTACACTTCCTTCCATTACATACTGGAACTCCACCACCCCCATCAAATACACCTACAATGGAACCACCTATACTGGCTACATGGGTAACTACTGGTCCGACTACAACGGCACTGATTCAGATGGTGACGGAATCGGCGATACCTCCTACACAGTTCCAAACGACCTTGGAACCGACAACCATCCCCTGATGCAGCCTTTTGAAAACTACAACGTTGTCGGTAGCGGTCCTGTTATCCCCGTTTCTTCATTCACAGCATCACCGACATCTGGATATGCATCTTTGACGGTCCAGTTTACCGATGAGTCTACTGGCTCCCCTACATCCTGGGCCTGGGACTTCGAAAACGATGGAATCATTGACAGTACCAACCAGAATCCTTCTTTTACATACACCTCAGCCGGGAACTACACTGTGAACCTCACCGTTGCCAATGCAGACGGAAGTGATTCTGAGGTAAAGACTGATTACATTGTTGTCAATGAACCACTCCCGGAGCCGCCGGTAGCAGACTTTACGGCAACCCCGACATCCGGAGATGCACCGCTGATGGTCAACTTCACCGACGCATCAAACGGTACTGTCTCTTCCTATGCATGGGACTTTGACAACGATGGAAATGTTGACAACGAAGAAGAGAACCCATCGTATACCTACGAAACTGTGGGTACCTACACTGTCAACCTCACCGTTGCCAATGCAGACGGAAGCGATTCGGAAGTAAAGACAAACTACATAACCGTAACTCAAGCGGGTCAAGTGGCAACGAACGACCTTAGCATAGCCGCAGTTCTTATTTCACCAAGCAATGTTGTCTTTGCCAGGGAAGCAAATACCATTGTGGCTTACGGCATAACTAACTCCGGAACAGAAAACCTTACTAATATTACTGTAGACGTGTATGCGAGCGACGTATCCGGTACAGTTCCTGTAAACACGGAAACGATTTCTTCCCTTGCGGGTGGAGGGACAACAACTATATTCATTACCGATCCCACCATCCGAAACCTCCAGGGAAGCACCGTAACCTACACTGCAGTTATCGACCCGGATAATCTGATTCCTGAGACCAATGAAGCCAACAACAACAAAAGCAGGGCTGTACCGGTCAAATACAACGGGTACAAAGGAAAAGGTCTCTACTGGGAAGGCGGAAGCAATATCACTACCAAGCATACCTTTGACCTCCAGGGGAACCTTCTGTACTCCACGATGCCTGCAACTGCTTACAAGAGTGTTGGAGCATGGGGTTCCGGCAGGACCGAAACCTGGACTGCAAGCGACCTTCCGGTCCCGAGCGGTTCCACAATAGAAAAGGTCTTCCTTTATTTCGCCTACAACTGGGACCAGACCGCTGGCGGATATCCGTGGTTGAACCTCAGCTTCAACGGGAACATAATAGAGAACGGAAACCTCTCAACCGGGAACGGAACTCTCTATAGGGACTGGAGCAATTTTGGCACGTATGCTGATTATGAATATGGGCTCTGTGTCTATGATGTAACTGACAGGTTTAGCTCGTCGGGTAACAGCCTTGTCACAAACCCCTATGATGGTGATAATAACCTCTACGGCAAAGTCGCACTGTACCCCAGCACCCTTGTTGTGGTCTACAAAAATTCTAACGAAACCCGGAAACAAATCTTCATCAATGAAGAATGCGACGAGCTTGGTGTATCAGCATCCAGTTACGGGACCACTCTTGAAGAAGCGACTGCATATGCTCCTTTCACCGGGATGTCTATTGAAACAGGTAAGGTCCAGAACGCTACACTATACAGTTTCGCAGGAAGTGCGGGGTCCGATGAAGGAAACCTGCTTTTCAACGGAAACATAGTGGCAACCAATGCATGGCAGGGTGATTCGAAAACCAGTAATGCACAGGTCTTTGACGTAAAGAGCTATCTCAATGAAACCGGTAACGAGGCTGGAATCCAGGGAACTACAAGCGGAGGTATGGACGCACTCCAGCAGATCCTTGTTGTCGAATATGAGAAATCGGCACCTGCTGAGCCAGTGGCCGACTTTACGGCAACCCCGACATCCGGAGATGCCCCGCTGGCAGTAAACTTTACCGATACATCAACCGGGTCTCCGACTTCATGGTTCTGGGACTTCGGAGATGGAGCTAATTCAACTGAGCAGAACCCCTCGCATACTTATTCTGCAGCAGGTAACTACACCGTAAATCTGACTGTGGAAAATGCTGCTGGTTCTGACTTCGAGTTAAAAACGGATTACATAGAAGTTTCCGAAGCTTCCGGATCAACTGTTACTTTATACTTCGACCCGGAAAATTCCTCTGTGGCGGAAAACGAATCTACTGAAATAAATCTCGTTGCCAGCCTTTTCCCTGCAGGTCTTTCAGGCTACAACCTGACCGTTGCTATTGATGACCCGGCTGTTGCCGAGATAGTTGATATAGAGTACCCCTCCTGGGCTCTGATTACTCAGAACTCTACCCTTCCAGATTCTTCTATCTACCTGAAGACTATTGACCTGGAAGATTCCGTTAAGGAGGGGGCAGCAGATGTTGTGCTTGCTACTCTCACGGTTTCTGGAAAGGAATCTGGTTCAGCGAACCTTTCAATAGGGGTTAAACGTCTGGAGGACGATTCCGGAGACTCTATCGAACCAGCTCTCCTGGCAGGGACAATTGAAGTAACCCTTCTGTCCCCACTGCCTGATCAGGAATATGCCCCTAGAGACCTCGACGGAGATGGGCTCTATGAAGACCTTACCGGAAACGGGGAGTTCAGTTTCGTGGATATAGTGGCGTACTTCCACAACATGGACTGGATAGAGGAAAATATGCCTGTTGAGTACTTCGACTTCAACGGAAACGGGAGGATAGACTTTGATGATGTTGTGGATATGTTTGCAATGATCTAA
- a CDS encoding DUF3344 domain-containing protein — protein MFKKENSIKIGGTTPIAPLLLLGALVLLFAIASPAAADPYLGGVPLITANGTYGTVTGDLWFDAYPGFDQAYPDPVHWETTLPCDPDDIVWARLYVDTYIGHMENNYPQNVTTEFNGSGSSYETLGSESMNTEYKFYLAGTGGAGSGPVWITNHSNRVTSDFLIWYDVTDNITSSTVSTNVSVTNLIGEAPFESRVKAIVLVVAYNNQSCNVTHYWVAQGHDTDSYKTDGIFSPYTGGFPHPYKGNTTFNTSVVYTPGEANLTVLPLASFNGNYTFNSDDDQLPWANPGQGEYFQWQSWNVTTNVTSGNDSYMTYDRNATDSGTYSGYFKIPLALLTVEDKSLIYDFSNETLGRAGICMFAYKKEASGLPPSVSNDPDDEFSGTEYDEIKYDDGVFAEHYTDTYEKRAAHRFVFNVSCCNDLSNFDSINVTWNGAGWHDAGGNSNGAYLYIWNGTGYEELDNCDGDGNENYLTGGITNNLGNYIINNNVTVLAEQKTEDDDYHSHIATDYVKLWLKKV, from the coding sequence ATGTTTAAAAAAGAAAATTCAATAAAAATAGGCGGCACGACGCCGATCGCTCCCCTGCTCCTCTTAGGTGCACTGGTGCTCTTATTTGCAATCGCCTCTCCTGCCGCAGCAGACCCGTACCTCGGAGGAGTTCCCCTTATCACTGCGAACGGTACATACGGTACAGTAACCGGAGACCTGTGGTTCGATGCTTATCCCGGGTTTGATCAAGCATATCCAGACCCGGTTCACTGGGAGACCACCTTACCGTGTGACCCAGATGATATCGTATGGGCAAGGCTCTATGTAGACACCTACATTGGACACATGGAAAACAATTATCCCCAGAATGTCACTACGGAGTTTAACGGAAGTGGCTCAAGCTACGAAACTCTGGGCTCTGAGAGCATGAACACTGAATACAAGTTTTATCTTGCGGGTACTGGAGGGGCAGGCAGTGGTCCGGTCTGGATAACTAACCACAGTAACCGTGTAACGAGCGATTTCCTGATCTGGTATGACGTGACTGACAACATCACCTCATCAACTGTCTCAACAAATGTGAGCGTGACCAATTTGATAGGTGAAGCTCCATTCGAAAGCCGGGTGAAGGCGATCGTCCTTGTGGTGGCATATAATAATCAGTCCTGTAATGTAACTCATTACTGGGTAGCCCAGGGCCATGACACGGACTCATATAAGACAGATGGTATTTTTTCGCCTTATACGGGTGGCTTCCCTCATCCTTACAAAGGGAACACTACCTTCAATACGTCGGTAGTTTATACTCCCGGGGAAGCAAACTTAACTGTACTCCCCCTTGCGAGTTTTAACGGGAACTATACCTTCAACAGTGACGATGATCAGTTGCCGTGGGCTAATCCAGGGCAGGGAGAATACTTCCAGTGGCAGAGCTGGAACGTCACAACCAATGTTACCAGTGGAAACGACAGCTATATGACATACGATCGAAACGCAACTGATTCAGGAACATACAGTGGCTACTTCAAGATCCCGCTTGCCCTGCTGACCGTAGAGGACAAATCTCTTATCTACGACTTCAGCAATGAAACGCTGGGTAGGGCAGGGATATGTATGTTTGCGTACAAGAAAGAGGCTTCTGGCCTGCCACCATCTGTCAGCAATGATCCGGATGATGAATTTTCAGGGACAGAGTACGATGAGATCAAATATGATGATGGAGTTTTTGCGGAACATTATACTGACACCTATGAAAAACGTGCAGCACATAGGTTTGTGTTCAATGTCAGTTGCTGTAACGATTTATCTAATTTTGATTCGATCAACGTAACATGGAATGGTGCTGGGTGGCATGATGCAGGAGGTAATTCCAATGGAGCTTATCTCTACATCTGGAATGGAACTGGCTATGAAGAATTGGATAACTGTGATGGTGACGGAAACGAGAATTACCTGACAGGAGGAATAACAAATAACCTTGGGAACTATATCATTAATAATAATGTGACTGTGCTGGCAGAACAGAAGACCGAAGATGATGACTACCACTCACATATCGCAACAGATTATGTAAAATTGTGGCTCAAAAAAGTATGA
- a CDS encoding DUF3344 domain-containing protein — protein MSSESRNLNRFFLYFAGILIFFIYITPCLATYNFEGTPEQDELIEITSGTVKGGLYVDGGEGLKKTPYVQEFNVPGDVVTWARVYVGVWGGTEEKTGTLDLTINGEEFESLDLEGKNDKGDDEDQNPAIYCTGHGVYWIAYDVGTNISTGPVTVEAQTEGDIDGRVYGIILAAVYEDKEGQSTKYWVEEGNINLHGKGWSETLASTHDEGYADFSGKVDTDKYNTANLAVVYLCGTPGLDDSLYFNEEQLSDGENSNDIANSKSYFDFKFFDVLDLLEEDDNELKFQRDEEDYVHPVLAALTLGTGEEGTSDLIVSGLTVPLLYAGKDNTIKASIKNIGKDSAYGFQAALYADGEIVSTAPVSSLSSGKSKTIEFNWKPAWDGEQALKVYVDYTNKKKETCEVNNWNSPFLAKVVDLTPPELEIDYPEDGARVDAGYLTVSGTIEDTNRNLTVDVNGQNALISGESWSASVPVVSGPNTIVVSAVDGENNTGRELIVVEGKESSTDSKESSQSDLTVSSKAENETEPVNQSILGSQTREYEKQAVLSPISEGIGFISAILFLRYRNRGKRL, from the coding sequence ATGTCGTCAGAAAGCAGGAACTTGAACAGGTTTTTCCTGTACTTTGCAGGGATACTTATCTTTTTTATTTATATTACTCCATGCCTCGCAACTTACAATTTCGAAGGCACCCCAGAACAGGATGAACTGATTGAAATTACCTCGGGTACTGTAAAAGGCGGGCTTTATGTTGATGGGGGGGAAGGGCTTAAGAAAACCCCTTATGTGCAGGAGTTCAATGTGCCTGGAGATGTCGTAACCTGGGCCCGGGTCTATGTAGGGGTGTGGGGAGGCACAGAAGAAAAAACAGGGACTCTTGACCTTACTATTAACGGGGAGGAGTTCGAAAGCCTGGATCTGGAGGGTAAAAACGATAAGGGGGATGATGAGGATCAGAACCCTGCTATCTACTGCACGGGACATGGAGTCTACTGGATTGCCTATGATGTGGGCACGAATATAAGTACCGGGCCCGTAACTGTGGAAGCCCAGACAGAAGGAGACATTGATGGCAGAGTTTACGGCATAATCCTGGCTGCAGTATACGAAGATAAAGAGGGACAGAGCACAAAATACTGGGTTGAAGAAGGAAATATAAACCTGCATGGGAAGGGTTGGAGCGAAACCCTGGCATCAACTCATGATGAAGGGTATGCGGACTTCTCGGGCAAGGTGGATACGGACAAGTATAACACTGCAAACCTGGCCGTGGTGTATCTCTGCGGGACTCCGGGGCTTGATGATTCTCTTTATTTTAACGAAGAACAGCTCTCTGACGGGGAGAACAGTAACGACATTGCAAACTCAAAAAGTTATTTTGACTTCAAATTCTTCGATGTACTGGATTTGCTTGAAGAAGACGACAATGAACTCAAATTCCAAAGAGATGAGGAAGATTATGTGCATCCCGTACTGGCTGCTCTGACTCTGGGAACGGGCGAAGAAGGAACTTCTGACCTTATCGTCTCCGGGCTTACCGTTCCTTTACTTTATGCAGGGAAAGACAACACTATAAAAGCAAGCATCAAAAATATTGGTAAGGATTCTGCATATGGTTTTCAGGCAGCGCTTTATGCCGATGGAGAAATTGTTTCTACTGCTCCAGTATCTTCCCTTTCCAGCGGAAAGAGTAAAACAATTGAGTTCAACTGGAAACCCGCTTGGGATGGGGAACAGGCCCTGAAAGTTTATGTTGACTACACGAACAAGAAAAAAGAAACCTGTGAAGTAAACAACTGGAACAGTCCTTTTCTTGCTAAGGTCGTGGATCTAACTCCCCCCGAACTTGAGATCGATTATCCGGAAGATGGGGCCAGGGTAGATGCTGGCTACCTTACAGTTAGCGGGACAATTGAAGATACAAACCGAAATCTCACAGTTGATGTTAACGGGCAAAATGCTCTGATCTCAGGCGAGAGCTGGAGTGCCAGCGTGCCTGTAGTTTCGGGTCCCAATACAATAGTCGTATCTGCAGTCGACGGAGAAAACAACACAGGAAGGGAACTCATTGTTGTAGAAGGCAAAGAGTCTTCCACAGACAGCAAAGAGTCTTCCCAATCCGACCTTACTGTTTCTTCGAAGGCCGAGAATGAAACGGAACCGGTTAATCAGTCAATTTTAGGTTCCCAGACAAGGGAATACGAAAAACAGGCGGTTTTATCCCCAATTTCCGAGGGAATCGGGTTTATTTCTGCAATTTTATTCTTGAGATATCGAAACAGGGGGAAACGGCTGTGA